The following are from one region of the Stigmatella ashevillena genome:
- a CDS encoding imm11 family protein translates to MAQRFFDLSDDLYVPNRWQLDTPVDSHGRKVHDWDFTRGAPVNVERRLKIPIETAGRPLDFSGAGLRIPVVHVKVASMFSELAPGDVQLIPADIEGQPDQYLVLVATRLIRCIDEKASKVQFWRPEDGLPEKVGQYWAVDDLHIDKSKVGNAKVFRPEGWEVVLLVSEQIKDALESMGATGTRFEEV, encoded by the coding sequence ATGGCCCAGCGCTTCTTCGACCTCTCCGACGACCTCTATGTTCCCAACCGCTGGCAGCTGGATACTCCCGTCGACAGCCATGGCCGCAAGGTGCACGACTGGGATTTCACGAGAGGGGCGCCCGTGAATGTGGAGAGACGTTTGAAAATTCCCATCGAGACTGCGGGCAGGCCACTGGACTTCTCTGGGGCGGGATTGAGGATCCCCGTCGTCCACGTCAAAGTGGCCTCCATGTTCTCAGAGTTGGCCCCTGGAGACGTGCAACTCATCCCTGCGGATATCGAGGGGCAACCGGATCAGTACCTCGTTCTCGTGGCAACGCGCTTGATCCGTTGCATCGACGAGAAAGCCTCCAAGGTGCAGTTTTGGCGACCCGAGGACGGCCTTCCTGAGAAGGTGGGCCAGTACTGGGCCGTAGATGACCTGCACATCGACAAGTCGAAGGTGGGGAACGCCAAGGTGTTTCGTCCTGAAGGGTGGGAGGTCGTCCTGCTCGTCTCCGAGCAGATCAAGGATGCCTTGGAGAGCATGGGTGCTACCGGCACGAGATTCGAGGAGGTCTAA
- a CDS encoding aldo/keto reductase family oxidoreductase, whose translation MSRIDPSGTFTLGGRTVKRLGYGAMQLAGPGVFGPPKDHGAALAVLREAVASGVNHIDTSDFYGPHITNRLIREALAPYPDDLAIVTKISARRGEDGSWIPAFSPEELTQAVHDNLRNLGLEVLDVVNFRSMFSIHGPSEGSIEAPITVLAELQQKGLVRHIGLSNVTPAQIEEARRITPIVCVQNQYNLAHRADDALIDALARDGIAYVPFFPLGGFKPLQSSTLSSVAARLGATPMQVALAWLLRRSPNILLIPGTSSVAHLRENLAAAECTLPDDAIEELDSVASIGSA comes from the coding sequence ATGTCCAGGATCGACCCGTCCGGCACGTTCACCCTCGGCGGCCGCACCGTGAAGCGGCTCGGCTACGGCGCCATGCAGCTCGCAGGGCCCGGCGTGTTCGGCCCGCCCAAGGATCACGGCGCGGCCTTGGCCGTGCTGCGCGAGGCTGTCGCGAGCGGGGTGAATCACATCGACACCAGCGACTTCTACGGTCCACACATCACGAACCGGCTGATCCGCGAAGCGCTCGCGCCCTATCCCGACGATCTCGCCATCGTCACCAAGATCAGCGCCCGGCGCGGCGAGGATGGCTCTTGGATCCCGGCCTTCTCGCCGGAAGAACTGACGCAGGCGGTCCACGACAACCTGCGCAACCTGGGCCTGGAGGTGCTCGACGTGGTCAACTTTCGCAGCATGTTCAGCATCCATGGACCCTCCGAGGGGTCGATCGAGGCGCCGATCACGGTTCTGGCCGAGCTCCAGCAGAAGGGCTTGGTGCGTCACATCGGGCTGAGCAACGTCACCCCTGCCCAGATCGAGGAAGCTCGCCGGATCACCCCCATCGTCTGCGTGCAGAACCAGTACAATCTGGCGCATCGGGCCGACGATGCCCTGATCGACGCGCTTGCCCGGGATGGCATCGCCTATGTGCCGTTCTTTCCGCTCGGCGGATTCAAGCCGCTGCAGTCGTCTACCCTGTCCAGCGTCGCTGCGCGCCTCGGTGCCACGCCCATGCAGGTCGCGCTCGCGTGGTTGCTTCGCCGCTCGCCCAACATCCTTCTGATCCCCGGCACCTCATCTGTCGCGCACCTGCGGGAGAACCTCGCCGCGGCCGAGTGCACGCTGCCGGACGATGCAATCGAGGAGTTGGACTCTGTGGCGAGCATCGGCTCCGCCTGA